gaaattcttccctgtgagggtgggcaggccctggcacaggttgggcagagaagctgtggctgccccatccctggaagtgtccaaggccaggttggacagggcttggagcaacctgggctggtggaaggtgtctgtctccatggcaggggtgggactggatgggctttagcTGTGTATTTTTTGGAATTGCActggagagctgctctgcttgAGGCTCAGTTGCCTGGTGTCACACTGGGCTTTTCTAGGCTGTTCCTTGGCCTGTCCTGGTGGGCTGCCAGCCTCTTGTGTGGCACTGGTCACTCGTCCATGGCATCCTGTAAAGAGGTCTCAGTGGTGCCATGTAGCATCTTCCAGGTACTCTCTCACATGGTCATGGAAAACAATGTTTTTGTGGCGGTTGGGATTTTCCAGGTGGCTGCCTCGTTGCTGTGAAGGAGGTGGAAGAAGCAATGGTGTCTGATGAGAGTCAGTCAGCTGACAACTTGGCAGCCACGGTGATTTCAGAGGATCCCCACACTGTCCTGGTGGAGTTCTCCTCGGTGGTGGCCGACACTCAGGAGTACATCATTGAGGTGAGAGGGGGCAAACAGCTGCTCCTTTGGAATTCAGCAAACAGCAGTTGTATGTGTTCCTCATCCAGGCTTTTGGGAGAAGGTGAAACAGGATcactcctgcctgcagggcCCTAGGGGTCAGGAGGGTTAACTTTGTTTGGAAGGAAAGCACTTGGAGCTTCCTCACCCTCCTAAAGTGCTGTGTGTGACAtgggcaggaaaagcagaacacaGGGCAGACTGGCAGTGGCTCAGCAGGAGGCTGAGCTGGAAAACCTGTGACCACACCAGATTTTATGGCCTCACAAAACTCACTTCAGCTTTCCCTATTCTCCCATTTTTAAATAGCTTGTTTTGTCCCAAATAATCTCTGTTGTTTATAACAGAGGCTGCCAAAAGCAATGAATTATGTATTTCACTTTCTCCCCCTTCATGACACAGAGCCAGTTCTGATCTGAGCAGGATAACAGAGCTCAGTTACTGAGTTCCTTTAGTGCTGCCATAGTTTTTCTCCAGTAAGAGAAAAATCTGCTGCTTGTCCAAATCCTGCTGAGAGAGGAAATTCTCTTCCACTTGTTTGTGAacattttgcattaattttaaGTGGCTCCTGATAATGAGATTTGGAGAGAATGTCATGGAATTCTCCTTGGAGTAGCTACTGCATCATGGGGGGAACAGAAAAACTTGTGTAAAACACTTAGTGAATTATATCTTggtaaataaacacattttgtcTTTCAAGACTTCTACTGAAGACATGGAGACCAATGAAGCTACTGAAATAATAGAGGGAACACGACATGAGGTAAAGCAGCCAAAGAATTGTGATTTTGGGGCCTTGGTGTAGATGAAATGAGTCACTTTTAATGCCTGAGAGTCATGCTAAGTAAACCCAATTTCAGATCATTAATTAATGTACCTAGAAAAGCCCTGAAgaaggactttggacaagggcctggagtgagaGGCCAAGGGGGAATTGTTTCCTACTAACAGAGGACagagttagatgggatattgggatgaAATTcccccctgtgagggtgggcaggccctggcacaggtgcccagagaagctgtggctgccccatccctgggagtgtccaaggccaggctggacagggcttggagcagcctgggaatgtgtccctgcccatggcagggggtagcactggatgggctttaaggttccttGGAACCCAGggcattctgggattctgtggctCCACCTCTGTAGTTCTGCAGACCTAAAACCACAATCTGGCTCACTGGGGGTGTGATAACCCCAGACCCTCTCTGGGATGGTGACTTTGTGGCTTCAGACAcgagcagagctgcaggctggGTAAATTGTACAGTAACACTCCATCCTTGGGAAATGATCCTGTAAGGCATTCCCGAATGCTGGAAACAAGGGCTGCTGCAAAGTCAGAGCCTGGCTCAGCTCCTGAATTGATTCAGGGAGTTTTCATGTTTGGGTGTGGGTTGTTGAGGTTTTTCTACAAACAGGAATGTGACTTCCTGTAGGAAGTTCTTTACTGGTGTCACACCTGCAGTGACATGAGGGTGACACGATCCTGAGGCTGGTCTTGTGGTGATGAGCCCTGGAGTGCCCCgtgtgcagagctgctggtcaTCACTTCTCCCAGCAAACCCCCCAAGAACCAGAGTGGCCTCCTCTCCCCCTGCAGGTCGACAGCCACATCATGAAGGTGGTGCAGCAGATCGTGAACCAGGCGAGCTCGGGGCACCAGATCATCGTGCAGAACGTCACCGTGGCCGAGGGCGCCGGCGCCGCCGCGGACGCCGCCGACACCATCACCATCGCCACCCCCGAGAGCCTGACGGAGCAGGTGGCCATGACCTTGGCCTCGGCCATCGGTGACGGCGCCGTGCTCGCCGCCGACGGCGCCATCGCCGCGCAGGAGGCCACGGTCACCATGGTGGCCTCCGAGGACATCGAGATCATGGAGCACGCCGGGGAGTTCGTGATCGCCGCGCAGGAGGGGGAGGTGGAGGTGCAGACGGTCATCGTGTAGGGCTGGAGGGTTGGCTGGGGGGCTCCAGTCCGGGGAGTGGGTCAGTCCTGAGTTTGTCACTGAAGCCGctcagagagcagggagagaacGTTCTGGAGGGAAGTGGCTTAGCAGGATAGGACGGGCCTGGAACAGGGTAGGGCAGGCCCAGGGTGTTCTCAGTGTAAAACAAGTAATAGGAGCTAAACCCTCTGCATGGTCACACTGGGAAGAGACCCACAGGCCACATGTGACAGTATTGTGTACAGCAGCCTCAAATTAAGAAGGATCCTTTGGGAATCagttccctctgcccccaggaCAGCAGTGGTCTGGTTTTCAGAAGGATTCAGGAAGGGTCGGGGCTCACAGGAGACTGTTTAATCATATGCATTGAAAACAAGGGGAGAAAACCAAACCTAAGGAGTTGTGGGGTGTGTTCAGCACCACTCAAACACTCTCATGCCTTTAACCTCACCCCTTCAGGCCTCCCAAGGCATGGTACTGcagtatttctcttttatttgaTATCCTGGACAAGTAGCCTTATGTACTGGTCTCTGAATGCATCCTTGTACCCTGCAAtgccagccaggctgctctgagAGCCAGTCTGGGGGCTGGAAAGCCATACTGTATaggaatttggggttttttaaaccaTATATGGATTTTTAACTGCATATTGTACAGATTCAGCAtgtaaataaacacatttttaaaaataaaattatttaaagttcCTACtatattttttccaatttctgCTCTATTATCACACAAACAGAAGAATttctggaaggagaaagaaatgggGACATTTATATTATGCTTAAGAAGTGGGAgactgtcactgctgtgcttttttGTGGCCTTTGTcactgcaggaggggctgcctTGGAAACTGCAACTTCCCCTGCAGCAAAGTCCccaaaatacagagaaatgccTGAAACTGAACAGCTGCATCAAACAATAGAATAAAGATGTGAAATGCCAAAAGGATTGTCTGGCATCTCTGTGTCCAGAGATTGGTATCAATTTTCTGATACCCTTCTCAAAATGCTGAAATTCTGTTCAGTTCCCCATTTTCCTGGGGCAAATGTGAAGGAGCTGAAAACAGGGATCAAGGAAGAGACAGGTTCAGGAGATGCAAcaatttaatttccttcctctgcattAGTACaaatctgcagcagcagaacacgGTTTCTGCAGGTTAAGATCTTGCCAAGGATAATGTTTTTTGAAGTTAAATACACACCACCCCTTGTGCTGTTACAGTAATGGGTTAATCATTTCCCAAAGAAAAACACTCCCAGGAAGATGCAGCTTCCTCAAAATTTACAGCAGCTGAGTTGGCCCTTCCCAGAGAGAAACATTCAGTGCAGGACGATGGACCAAACTGGCCTCTCTGTCCCAGAACATTCACTACAGGTCCCTGTAACCAGGAGACAGGACTGAGCTGAACCTCAGAGACCTCACAGAGAGAGGGATCCTGAATGATGCTCTGCTGAGGCACCATCAGTGAGAATTCTGCAGTAATCTTGTTCCAAAAGCTGTCTGGGGCATCCAGACTCACTGCTGGAATAAAATCTTACAAAATAAGTCTAAAACTGCACAAATAtcttcatgttttcttcttgctttccaATGCTGTAGGAGGCCTAAAGATTTCCTTTAAATTCCTCCAGATTCCTTTAGAATAAATGTTTTTGTAGACAAGTTTTCTGTGGTGGGGCTGTGATGAGAGATGGGAACCCCCAAATCTTCTGGATTTATACCATTCATTGGTGGTTTGGTTGGTGAAGGCCAAGTACAGAGTGAAAGAGCTGTATCCACCCAGGATGAGTGTGAGCAGGATAACAAACCCCAGCATGAAGACAATCCTAGGGAAAGTCAAGAAAAGGtgctgaaaaggaaagaaaaaagtagttaaAAAGTTGGAGGATTAAATCCCATGGCCATTGTAAAACCCCAGCTGGAATGAGCATCCATGTGCACACAGAACTGCAGTGCAGCCCCAGGAGATCCCAGCCCTGACCTCCACCCAGCCCAGTCAGGGGCTATTCCTCCAGAAACAGCCTCCAggtgcaccaggggaggtttagctTGGATAtcagggaatttttttccacagaaaaggTTGCAAAGTGTTgtcacaggctgcccagggcagtggtggagtcccatccctggaaatgatCCAAACCCGTGTGACGTGGCCCTTGGGCACGTGGGTGAGTGGTGAACAGGGTgctggttggacttgatgaccttaaaggtcttACCCCATGttaacaattccatgattctactcAAACCTCTGAGCAGAGCATGCAGAGTTCCAGGCATATTTTCTCCCAAGCCTTGCTAATACGTGGGAGGATTGTCTACACCCATCTATTTCCAACTGTTTGTGTTTGGAGTCCTCTTGTTCGTCTTTTGTTGTTTAAATCCACAAATCATTAACACAAATCATCTGAAAACAAACTGCCAAATGAAGAGGCAACAATCTGGTACAACTTCGGGTTTTGCTGACACCATACAGTGTAAGCAGCTCTTTTCTGGGTTACATCCCACTCCTGGGGGGTGGCAAAGGCATTGCTGAAACATTCCCTGACCAGGACCCCTTTGTGAGAGTCCGAGGCTGAAACATCTGTCTAGAATGAGGAAAAGATAAAGCACTTTGCATTTATCACCTGACTGCCACACTGCAGGGATGAGGGACTGAGATCAAAACTCAAGTGCTAGAGAGACTCACAGTCACCCTTTGCTTATATGTGAGAGAAAATATTCCAGTATCTGAATTCCACGGTAGTGGGTCTTGCCTTAACATCTCCATGAAGATCTCGAGGATTGTAAACTCCTTCCTAAATGTTACTACAGTAGGTGGGGATGGAATATAAATTCATTCTCTATGAGCCACACCTGCTGAGTGACAGACACCGGAGACAGAAATCCACAGAAcgggagagcagaaggaagtgCTGTGagaaaaatgccacatttttCAACTGTTCTGCAATGGCAGCTCTTTAAACTTAACGAGCTGTGCAAAGGTGCTGAActcccaggctggggacagactGTGGGGAACAGGGAAAAGATTCCTGTCTGCAAAGAGGTGACATCAAACTTTTTACAGCATGAgttaagaaacaatcaaatccaatagaatagaacaaaattcttccttttattcgGCGCTGGGAACATGGGGGATAATTCCACCAAAGACACGTTTGACAAGACTTTTGTctttccaggtttatatacttAGTTACAACTGAAACCCCTCCCCAAAGCTAAGCAGGATATTTAGGGTGAATTTTAAccctctctgcagctctgtatttccttttgaCTAAATGatgttacagcttcaagccTCAACCTAGACAGGTTTGCTGATCTATTTCTTACAGTTTAGCCTTTAATCTAAGCaaggtttgggtttatttcttaaacTTACAGTTACAGGGTtaaattcatggaatcatagaatggattgggttggaaaagacctctgagatcatcaagtccaacgcttgatccaaccccattgtgatcaccagcccagggcacagagtggggcatggagtgccctgggctggtgatcacagtggggttggatcaagacatggtggattctccctcagtgccacatccatagaatgacagaatcagagaatggattgggttggaaaagacctctgagatcatcgagtccaacccttggtccaactccagtccctttaccagatcatggcactcagtgccacggccaagctcatctgaaaaacctccagggatggggaacccaccccctctctgggcagcccattccaatccctgagcactctttgtctaaagctctGCATGGCTGAGATCACTGACAGGTacaagctaaaataaaaaattaatataaaatacaaagtacaattctgaataaaaaatagtaaagaccatatgattttatggagaagggataaaatcctttCTCTTGAGGGGTCCCTGGATCAAGCATGAACTTACCTGCACGAGGACAGGGAAGTCCACAGGGCGCTCCTGGCCCTGGGCATCGCGGTAGGTGCCGTGCCTGGCACgggagagcagccccaggtgcAGGAGGAGGGTGGCAGTGATGGCAGCGAGGGCAGTGGCCGTGCCCGCCAGGGACAGCAGGTAGAGCAGGAACCAGCGCGCTGTGCCCGCGCCCACACACGTGTTGAGCCACACACAGTGGTGGTCGAAGCGCTGCACGCACgccctgcacacacctgtgGTGGGCACGGAAAGAACAGCTGCTGCTCACTGGGGTTTGGGCAAGCAGTTTGGTTTTTACACAGTTTGAGGCAGTTTTTAACCTGAAAATGTGTGAGAACAGTAGTCAGGATTTAGCTGATGGCTTTTGAGGCAAATAATTGATTACAATTGCATATCATAATGAAAACAAGACTGCAGCTCCAAAAGGTTGGTTTCTCTGACAGTACTGCCCACCTGAAAGGCAGAGATTGTAGTTCCCACCTTTGTTTTAGATGATAACACTGAAaaagaggtggtggattcctcACCCCTAGAAGTGgcccaggccaggttggacagggcttggagcaccctgggctggtgggaggtgtccctgcccatggcaggggtggcactgggtgggctttaagttcccttccagcccaaaccattccaggatttcAGGATTCTGTGAAACACAAAATCCTGAGCTTGTGTCTTGACAGGTGATAATTTCTCATTTAACTTCCAGATGCTCAAAAACTTGGCTGTTCCTGACCCTGAATATACCACCAGAACTGGTGGTTTCTGTGAGAAGAAACAGCACCAAAGCAGCTCCACAGATGGGCAAATGCAGCTGTGAGCTGGAACCCCAGAAACcaaacagagccctgtgtgCACTGAGCTGGGAACACAACAGCTGTGgtgtgagctgcagctcctggggcagaATTCCTTTGGGAAAGTATCCCTGCTCAGGGAAGTTCAGGTCCTTACTGCAGTGCTTGGACCTGGCTGGCTTCTCCAGGGTGCAGGTTGGACACACGTTGCCTCTCTGAAACATCACACCATCATAAGCATAAACCTTAACCAGGGATGCGtggtttgcttttgttattATACCTGtgaaaaatacaagaaaaatagtaaaaacaaacaaacaaacaaacaagtgtTTCTAGCATTTTAAGGTTTGTTTACAAACAGCTCCAGCATGAGCTTACCAGGATtggccctggagcagagggtgAAGCAGCTCAAgttcccagccagcagcaggtagggcaggaggaggacaaggagggggaactgcagctcccagcagtaCCCAAACACTTCCCAGGTGTATTCCCCAAAcactgcagcctgcaaggccacATGCAggacaacaaacaaacagctcCTGGAACAGAAAGGGGACAGTCTATTTAATGCTCAGTATCCTGATTAACAGGTCAAGTACACTCAGAGGTGATCAAAGACTTTCCAAATGCAAGGAGACGCCTCTTTTAGGTTTTCAGGCCAGCATGGATTGCATATTAATAGTGTTTTCTCCATCCACTGgcttctccttctccccacATACACTCCTCTAAACACACCAGCTAAATTCACTGCATTAATTCCGTGTCCTTTAGATTTTTCCTCCCTGTCAGTACAAAGCCTCATAACCACTTTGTTGTTGACAAAATATGCCACAGCAACTGGCCACAAAATATTCTGCCAGGAGACATTTGC
This genomic window from Pithys albifrons albifrons isolate INPA30051 chromosome 16, PitAlb_v1, whole genome shotgun sequence contains:
- the ZDHHC4 gene encoding palmitoyltransferase ZDHHC4 isoform X2 gives rise to the protein MDFLTLFVLYLCFVLLLTALLCLCSGRKESFLARSVSRASQALSMVIPPQLQRVTHRVTHRALHRLFHTRSCLFVVLHVALQAAVFGEYTWEVFGYCWELQFPLLVLLLPYLLLAGNLSCFTLCSRANPGIITKANHASLVKVYAYDGVMFQRGNVCPTCTLEKPARSKHCSVCRACVQRFDHHCVWLNTCVGAGTARWFLLYLLSLAGTATALAAITATLLLHLGLLSRARHGTYRDAQGQERPVDFPVLVQHLFLTFPRIVFMLGFVILLTLILGGYSSFTLYLAFTNQTTNEWYKSRRFGGSHLSSQPHHRKLVYKNIYSKGIWRNLKEIFRPPTALESKKKT
- the ZDHHC4 gene encoding palmitoyltransferase ZDHHC4 isoform X1 encodes the protein MSPASPREPPCPPGIPPGASVCPPGSLRVPPASPREPPCVPGNLCVPPGASVCPPGSLRVPVGEGSAAPGAAGGAQPGEKEVRGDPRGTGEGRALLRGTRDRSRGKGFKLQQGLGMDFLTLFVLYLCFVLLLTALLCLCSGRKESFLARSVSRASQALSMVIPPQLQRVTHRVTHRALHRLFHTRSCLFVVLHVALQAAVFGEYTWEVFGYCWELQFPLLVLLLPYLLLAGNLSCFTLCSRANPGIITKANHASLVKVYAYDGVMFQRGNVCPTCTLEKPARSKHCSVCRACVQRFDHHCVWLNTCVGAGTARWFLLYLLSLAGTATALAAITATLLLHLGLLSRARHGTYRDAQGQERPVDFPVLVQHLFLTFPRIVFMLGFVILLTLILGGYSSFTLYLAFTNQTTNEWYKSRRFGGSHLSSQPHHRKLVYKNIYSKGIWRNLKEIFRPPTALESKKKT